DNA from Massilia antarctica:
ACCGCATGCGCCAGGCGGAACAGGCGCGGCAGGTACAGGTACAGCGGCGCGTTCGCTTCGTAGATCGTGTAGTTGAAGGCGCGGTACAGCAGCCGCAGTGGCGCGAGCCTGGCCAGCAGCGAGCGTTCGCGCGGGCCGATGGCGCGGTCGTGGCGCGGCACGATCCACTGCGCGGTGCGCTGGTACACATCGAGCTGCGCCACGATGGGCGCGATCTGCGGCACGAACTGGATCGCGCTGGCGCCATTGCCGATCACCGCCACGCGCTTGCCGCGCAGGTCGACGTCGTGGTTCCAGCGGCTCGAATGAAACGACGGCCCGCCGAAGGTCTCCATGCCGGGCAAGGCGGGCAGCGCCGCGCGGTTCATCGCGCCCAGGGCCGAGACCACGCACTTGGCCGTCAGCGGCCCGGCGCTGGTGCGCAAGCGCCAGTAGCCGCCCTCTTCCTCGAACTGCGCGCCTTCGTAGGCGGTGCCCAGGCGCAGGTGGGGCGCCAGGCCAAAGTCGCGCACGATGGCGCGCGTGTAGTCGAGAAGTTCGGCCTGGCTGGCCAGGCGGCGCGTCCAGTTCGGGTTGGGCGCGAACGAAAACGAGTACATATGGCTGGGGATGTCGACCGCGCAGCCGGGATAGGTATTGACTTGCCAGGTGCCGCCGAACTGCGCGTCTTTTTCGAGGATCACGAAATTGTCGATGCCGGCCTGCTTGAGCCGCACGGCGGCACACAGGCCACCGAAGCCGCTGCCGATGATGACGGCATCGAGCTCGGGAACGGTCATCGGTTCGGCACGCGCGTCTGCACCAGTTCGGCCCTGAAGCGCAGCTTGCCGTCACGCTCGAGCGCGTAGCTCAGTTTCAGGCCGTCGGGCGAGACGCTCAGGGTCCAGACATTGCCGGCGGCGGCGGGAATCAAACGGGCCGTGTAGGCGTCCGCATGGAACGATTGCGCAATCGCGCTGCCGTCGCTGCCGGCCGCGCCGCCATACATCGTTTGCGCGTCGGGCGTGCCGTCGGCGTGGCGGTGGTCGTGCTGCAAGGTGAGGCCCGACGGCGTGCGCGTGACGATCCAGGTGCGCGACGTATCCTCGCCGACGGTGAAGGGAATCCGGATGTCGCTGGCATTGCACGCGCTCACGGTGGCAAGCAGCTTCTTGCCGGCGAAGGCCTCGCCGCCATCGTCGGGCGCGACCGACGTGCCTTCGTAGACGGCGCCGCACAACTTGCCGAGGTTGGCGAAAAAGGCGTCGCGCGCGTCCGGGGTGTCGCCCGCGCGGCAGGGCAGCGCCAGCGCGCTGGCCAGGACGATGGCAGTGGTGCGCAGGATCATGGGCTTGCTCTCGTGTGGTGATGGTGGCGATGACGATAGGCGCGCGCTACGCAAAAGTCAACGTTTTGCCGCCGCAATCTTATGCGTGAATCCGCACATACATGCGTTTATGCAAGGGGTATAAGATTAGAACACTGTTCATAACCAGGAGACGAAGATGATGAAGAAACTCTTAATTGCCGCACTGATCGCCGGCTCGCTCGGCAGCGCCGCCATTCCCGCCAGCTCGGCGGTGATCATCGTGCGCGAGGCGCCGCCGGAACCGCGCTCCGAACGCACGCCGCCACCGCGGCGCGGTTATGTATGGGCACCGGGACACTGGGATTGGCGCAACAACCATCATGTGTGGGTACGCGGCTCGTGGATCCGCGACCGCAAGGGCTACCATTACACCGCGCCGGCCTGGCAGGAGCGTGATGGCCGCTGGGAAATGCAGCGCGGTAACTGGGTGCGCGGGCAGCGCGACAATGACGGCGACGGCGTCCCGAACCGCGAAGATGCACGGCCGAACAATCCGAATCGCCAGTAATTGATTCTGCGGGCGCAAGGCCGCGCTTCAAGCCGCGGCCGGTCGCCTCGCGCCTGGCCCCGTCCGCGCGGGGCGCAGGCGCCACGTTCAGCACGGCGACAGCTGGCCGCCGCACTGCGTGACGAGGTAGTCGCGCACCGCGCGCACGTCGGTAAATGGCATTTCCCCGATGACCTGGCGGATATGCCGCAATGCATCCCATAAAAATTCATACTGCCCTTCCTTCACCGGCACCAGGCTGTACACGCCTGTGGTGGTGGTGAACAGGTGGCGCTCGTTGGGCACGGTGAAGGCCGGCATCAGCGGTGCGCCTTCATCGTCCCAGAAACGCCACAGGGCCGCCTCGACGTCGACCGGATTGCAATAGGCGGACGCTGTCAGCGCGTCGGGGAAGACGAGCAGCGAACATTCTTCGGTGTCGGCGGCAAAGATCATGATGTCCCATCGTGAGCGCGGGGTGATGCATTTTGTGGCACGGCCCTTCCCTCAACCGTAACACATAAAACAACATTACGCGAATGCCAGCCAGCTACAAAACCGGTCCGCGCCAGCTTGCCCAAGCGTGCCCAAGCGTGCCACTGCTGGCGCGCGGAAAATGAGGAAGGGACGAAGGTCTACGCCGCCAGCGCCTTGCGCACTTCATCGGCATCGGCCGGGCGCACCACGCGCGCCACCTCCCGGCCATCTTTCATCACCACCACGGTCGGCCACAGCTTGACCTTGAAGGAACGCCCGAGCTTGCGCCCGCTGCCATCTTCCACCTTGATATGGCGCGCGTCGGGATAGGCGGCCAGCGCCTGTTCGATCAGCGGCGCCGCCGCGCGGCAATGGCCGCACCAGTCGGTGCCGAAGTCCAGCACCACCATGCCCGAGGTGGCGTCGATGTCGCTGCGATCCGGCTGGGCCGGGCAATACGGTGTGCTCATGCGCTTGCTCCTGATGTCATTCGCATAAGCCTACCGCAAAACCGCGTGCCTGGCTGCCCGGCTCGAATGATTTGAATCGGAAACATTGCCAATAACCAATTGAAAGGCTACAATAAACCCTTTCATAAGTAGGGTTATCATGGCGATCGAACTGTTCAATAACGGCAAGCACATCTGCCTGATGTTCTCCGACCTGGTCGATGAAGGCGAGGGCGCTTCGGTGCAGTCGAACCAATTCCTGATCGTTCAGGACGGCACCGGGATCCTGCTCGATCCGGGCGGCGTACTGACCTACAACGAGCTGTACATGGAAATGAGCAAATACTTTCCGCCCAAGGAGTTGCGCTACGTATTCGCTTCCCATGCCGATCCCGACATCATCGCCTCCTTGCCGCGCTGGCTGGCCGGCTCGGATACCAAACTGCTGATCTCGTCCATCTGGTCGCGCTTCGTGCCGCATTTTTGCGCGCAAGGCAAAACGGAAGGCCGCATCATCGCCATTCCGGACCAAGGCACCCTGTTGCCGCTGGGCGATACCGAATTCCAGATACTGCCCGCCCACTTCCTTCACGCGGAAGGCAATTTCCAGTTTTACGATCCGGTCAGCCGCATCCTGTTCTCGGGCGACATGGGCGCCTCGATGCTGCCGGCGGGCCTGGGCATGGACCCGGTGCAGGATTTCGACAAGCACCTGCCCTATATGCGCGGCTTTCACGCGCGCTACATGGTGTCGAACAAGGTTTGCCGTTACTGGGTCGAGATGGTGCGCAAGCTCGATCCGGAATGGCTGGTGCCGCAGCACGGCGCGCCGTTCAAGGGCCGCGCCATGATCGCGCGCTTCCTCGACTGGATCGAGACCCTGCCCTGCGGCGTCGACCTGATGACCCAGGAAATGTATCAGGCGCCGCGCAGCATCAGCATCACCCTCTGATCGGCGCGAAAGACTATTTCACACAGGCGGCGGCCCGCTTCAGCGGTTCAGCACCGCGCCCAGCCGGTCTGCCAGAAAATCCACCAGCGCCGCCACCCGCGGCGCCAGCGCGCCCTGCTTGTAGAACACCGCCCACACCGGCTGCGACCACGGCAGGGTCAACGGTACGAGCACGGGCACCAGCCGGCCCGCCGCGACATCGGCGCTGGTCAGAAAATCCGCCAAGCAAGCGATGCCCGTACCAGCCAGCACCAGATGGCGCAAGGTTTCGCCGCTCGATGCGGTCACGGCCGGCGTCACACTCACGCCCTCCCCGCCCGCGCCTGCCAGCGGCCAGGTATTGAGCGAGGCCGGAGCCGTAAATCCCAGCAGCCGGTGCGCGCCCAGTTCCCGCACCGTGGCCGGCATGCCGTGCCGGGCCAGATACGCTGGCGCGGCCAGCATGCGCAGGGCGCTGCTGCCGAGCCGCCGCGCGTGGAGGCTGGAGTCGGCCAGCTGGCCGATGCGGATGGCCACGTCGGCCCGTTCCTCGATCAGGTCGACCAGGGTTTCGCCGCTGGCCAGTTCAAGCCGGATCAGGGGATAGGCATCCAGGAAATCCGGCACCAGCGGCGCGACCAGATGGTCGAGCGCTGGCGTGGCGGCGTTGACCCGCACCAGCCCGGACGGCTGGGAACGGCGTGCGGACACTTGCGCCTCGGTCTCTTCCAGCTCGGCCAGGATGGTGCGCGCGCGGCCGAGCAGCCAGTCGCCCTCCTCGGTCAGGTCCTGGCGCCGCGTGGTGCGGTGCATCAAGGCCATGCCCAGCTGGGATTCCAGACGGGCAATGGCGCGGCTGATGCCGGACGGCGTTTGCCCGAGCCGCTCGGCGGCGGCGGAAAACGAACCGGTATCGATGACTGCGGCAAACGCACTCAGCGCTTCGACGTCGATCATTGCTCGCTCTCCCTTGTTGGCACCCATGTCAGACAGGCATTGTACGGGAGAGCGGCGGCCCGGCCTGTCAGGGAGTCATGGCGGATCCGGCGGCGGCCGGGATCGTCGGCAAGGCAATGCTGCGCAGCGCAAACGGCCCGCTCGCCTGCCCGCGCCGCTTGCCGAACAAGACGCCGAATTGCGATTCGACGACGATCAGGTGCCCACCGCGCACGACGCCGCTGACCGGCTCGGCCAGACCCTCGGCAAAGGTGGTCAATGAGGGCCGGGGACTGCGCAGGTCGACCATGGTCACCCGTCCATTGCCGCCATCGATATCGTTCTCGAACGCGAGCAGGATACCGGGCGACAAGGTACGCAGCGCATCGCCTCCCGCCAGCGGACGCGGCAGCGACACCACCACCGGCGTGCCGGCCCCGCCATCGGCATGCAGGGGAACGCGCAGCAGGCGGCCATCCGAAAACGTCGACAGGTACAGCTGGCCGCCGTCGAGCGCCACGCCGTTGCCGTTGAAGCGGGCGCCGCCCAGCAGCGGATGCGTGATCCACGAAATCAAGGTGGACCTTGCGGGATCGAAGCGCAGGATGCGCGGCTGGGCGCTATCGCTGATATACAGGCGGCCATCGGGAGCGCGCGCCAGGTCGTTGCAGAAGCCATCGCCAGGCAAGGGCCAGCGCCCCAGCAAGGTGCCCTTGGACAGGTCGAACGCGAGCAAGGCGGATGGCGTCTTGGGCGTTCGGGCAACGCCAAGGTCGGCGCTGCAGGCGTACAGGCGGCCGGCCGCATCGTCGGCCAGCAAGCCCTGCACCGACATCAAGCCGCCCTCCCCCGCCGCGACGAAGGGCTCGGCAAGCTTGGCGCCCGGGCGGACCCGGACGATGCTGGACTCGGTAGCGCTGCCGGTGAACAAGGTTCCGTCCGCGGCAATGGCCAGGCTTTCAGGAAAAAAGCCAGGCGGCAACTGCTGCGCGGACGCGCCGGCCGCCAGGAAGAGGTGGATGCCCAGGCCGAATGCGCACGCTGTACGGCATGCGCGCAAGCTCATGTGGGGGAATGAATGCATTGCTGTTTTCCTTGTAATCAGTCGATGAAAAGAAGCATGACAGCCCGGGCATTCATGAAAAAGGGCTTTGCGCTCATCGGATAACTGAATATCATTCAGCAATGACCACGATCCATCTGGACGCCTTGTCCGCCTTTGCCGATATCGTGCGCTGCGGCAGCTTTCGCGCGGCGGCGGCCGAACGTGCCGTCACGCCTTCCGCCCTGAGCCATGCGATGACCAAGCTGGAGCGCGACCTCGGCGTGCGCCTGCTGCGCCGGACCACACGCGCCGTGGCGCCGACCGACGCCGGCAAGCGTTTGCTGGCGCGCGCCAAGCCGGCGCTCGACGATATCGCCGGGGCGCTGGAAGAGTTGAACGAGGTGCGCGACACGCCGTCCGGCCGCCTGCGCATCACCGCGCCGCGCATGGCGGCGGCCACCGTGCTGGCCCGGGCCCTACCCGCGTTCGCGCGCGCCTATCCGCGCATCGAGCTGGAAATCAGCGTGGCCGACGGTTTCCAGGACCTGGCGGCCAACGGTTTCGATGCCGGCATCCGGCTGGGCGAAGCCTTACAGCCAAACATGGTGGCGGTACCGGTCAGCGCGCCGGTGGCGATGGCCGTGGTGGCCGCGCCCGCGTATCTGGAAGCGCACCCGGCACCGGTAGCGCCTGCGGACCTGGCCGCGCACGCCTGCATCCAGCTCCGGCTGCTCAGCTCCGGGACATTGTATGGATGGGAATTCGAGCGCGGCGCGCAAAAGTCGGTGGTTCACGTCGGTGGCGGGTTGATCATGGACGATCAGGAACTGATCGTGCGCGCGGCGATCGACGGGCTGGGCCTGGCCTATTCGGCGCTCGACTATGTGGCGCCGCATATCGAACAGGGCCGGCTGCGCCGGATCCTGGCCGGCTGGACACCCGAGGGGGCGGGATTTTGTTTGTATTATCCAAGCCGCAAACATTTGCCCGCGGCATTGCGCGCCCTGATCGAGCATCTGCGCTACAGCGCCTGACCATCCCTCCCCCGCCTGCACACAGATGGATTGGACGAGGCCGTCAGCGCCTTCATTCATGACTCCCAGTCACAAGTCTAATGTGCCATAGGGCATTTTTCTTCGTTCTCCTTGCGCGCACACTGCATCGCATCGCAAACCGCCTCAACAGGAGAATCCATGCCACTCGCACTCTGGGCGCTGACACTCAGCGCTTTCGCCATCGGAACGACCGAATTCGTCATCGTCGGCCTGATCCCCACCATTGCCGCCAGCCTCGGCGTGTCCCTGCCTTCCGCCGGCCTGCTGGTGAGCCTGTACGCGCTGGGCGTGGCCATCGGTGCGCCTATCCTCACCGCCCTCACCGGCCGCGTGCCGCGCAAGCAATTACTGCTGGGCTTGATGGCACTGTTCACCATCGGCAACGTTGTTGCCTGGATGGCCCCCGGCTACTTCGCCCTGATGGCTGCCCGCGTGCTCACCGGCCTGGCGCACGGCGTCTTTTTCTCGATCGGTTCCACCATCGCCACCAGCCTGGTCAGCAAGGAAAAAGCCGCCAGCGCCATCGCCCTGATGTTTACCGGCCTGACCGTCGCGTTGGTCACTGGCGTGCCGCTGGGCACCTGGATCGGCCAAAGCTTCGGCTGGCAGTCGACCTTCCTGGCGGTATCCTTGCTGGGTGTGATCGCCTTTATCGGCAGCTGGTTCCTGGTGCCGTCCACCATTGCCATGAGCCCGCCAGCGAGCCTGATGACGCAACTGGCCGTGCTCAGAAAACCACGCCTGCTGCTGGTGTACGCCATGACCACCCTGGGCTATGGCGGCACCTTTATCGCCTTCACCTACCTTGCCCCGATCCTCCAGGAAGTTTCCGGCTTTTCGGCATCGAAGGTGAGCCTGGTGATGCTGGTGTACGGCGTGTCTGTCGCATTCGGCAACATCTGGGGCGGCAAGCTGGCCGACAAGAAAGGTCCGATCAAGGCCTTGCAGATCGTGTTTGCGTTGCTGGCCGCCGTCTTGCTGCTGCTGACCTTTACCGCGTCGAACATGTGGCTGGCGCTGGGCACGGTGCTGCTGTGGGGCGCGTTTGCCTTCGGCAATGTACCCGGCTTGCAAGTGTACGTGGTGCAGCGCGCCGAACGTGATGCGCCGCAGGCGGTCGATGTGGCATCGGGCCTGAACATTGCCGCCTTTAACGTCGGCATCGCCTTAGGCGCCTGGGGCGGCGGGCTGATCGTGGCTCACGTGGGCCTGATGGCCACGCCATGGATAGGCGCCATTGTCGTGGTGGGCGCGCTGGGACTGACGACCCTGGCGGGCTGGCTCGACCGCCGCGATGGACTGGTGCATGTGGCGGGAACAAGCCGCGCGGTTGCGGCGCACTGAGTGCCGGCTTACGACCACGATCTACCGGCGTACGACTTCAGGCTGCCAGCGTGCGG
Protein-coding regions in this window:
- a CDS encoding thioredoxin family protein is translated as MSTPYCPAQPDRSDIDATSGMVVLDFGTDWCGHCRAAAPLIEQALAAYPDARHIKVEDGSGRKLGRSFKVKLWPTVVVMKDGREVARVVRPADADEVRKALAA
- a CDS encoding flavin-containing monooxygenase; its protein translation is MTVPELDAVIIGSGFGGLCAAVRLKQAGIDNFVILEKDAQFGGTWQVNTYPGCAVDIPSHMYSFSFAPNPNWTRRLASQAELLDYTRAIVRDFGLAPHLRLGTAYEGAQFEEEGGYWRLRTSAGPLTAKCVVSALGAMNRAALPALPGMETFGGPSFHSSRWNHDVDLRGKRVAVIGNGASAIQFVPQIAPIVAQLDVYQRTAQWIVPRHDRAIGPRERSLLARLAPLRLLYRAFNYTIYEANAPLYLYLPRLFRLAHAVGLRHLHRQVADPLLRRQLTPDYTMGCKRVLVMSDYYPALTRANVSLVTSAVAEVRANSIVGADGVERAVDVLIYATGFHVGHALGSIEVRGRGGKRLFEHDQDCYKGCAVAGFPNYFTVTGPNSGLGHNSMIYMIESSVNYVVEAIKAIRAQGLHSVDVKADVQRDFVATVHKKLRGTVWSSGCKSWYLDGRGRNYAVWPGFTFTYRWATRRFDIENYDVVRA
- a CDS encoding MBL fold metallo-hydrolase, which gives rise to MAIELFNNGKHICLMFSDLVDEGEGASVQSNQFLIVQDGTGILLDPGGVLTYNELYMEMSKYFPPKELRYVFASHADPDIIASLPRWLAGSDTKLLISSIWSRFVPHFCAQGKTEGRIIAIPDQGTLLPLGDTEFQILPAHFLHAEGNFQFYDPVSRILFSGDMGASMLPAGLGMDPVQDFDKHLPYMRGFHARYMVSNKVCRYWVEMVRKLDPEWLVPQHGAPFKGRAMIARFLDWIETLPCGVDLMTQEMYQAPRSISITL
- a CDS encoding SMP-30/gluconolactonase/LRE family protein, with the protein product MHSFPHMSLRACRTACAFGLGIHLFLAAGASAQQLPPGFFPESLAIAADGTLFTGSATESSIVRVRPGAKLAEPFVAAGEGGLMSVQGLLADDAAGRLYACSADLGVARTPKTPSALLAFDLSKGTLLGRWPLPGDGFCNDLARAPDGRLYISDSAQPRILRFDPARSTLISWITHPLLGGARFNGNGVALDGGQLYLSTFSDGRLLRVPLHADGGAGTPVVVSLPRPLAGGDALRTLSPGILLAFENDIDGGNGRVTMVDLRSPRPSLTTFAEGLAEPVSGVVRGGHLIVVESQFGVLFGKRRGQASGPFALRSIALPTIPAAAGSAMTP
- a CDS encoding LysR substrate-binding domain-containing protein → MTTIHLDALSAFADIVRCGSFRAAAAERAVTPSALSHAMTKLERDLGVRLLRRTTRAVAPTDAGKRLLARAKPALDDIAGALEELNEVRDTPSGRLRITAPRMAAATVLARALPAFARAYPRIELEISVADGFQDLAANGFDAGIRLGEALQPNMVAVPVSAPVAMAVVAAPAYLEAHPAPVAPADLAAHACIQLRLLSSGTLYGWEFERGAQKSVVHVGGGLIMDDQELIVRAAIDGLGLAYSALDYVAPHIEQGRLRRILAGWTPEGAGFCLYYPSRKHLPAALRALIEHLRYSA
- a CDS encoding LysR family transcriptional regulator; the protein is MIDVEALSAFAAVIDTGSFSAAAERLGQTPSGISRAIARLESQLGMALMHRTTRRQDLTEEGDWLLGRARTILAELEETEAQVSARRSQPSGLVRVNAATPALDHLVAPLVPDFLDAYPLIRLELASGETLVDLIEERADVAIRIGQLADSSLHARRLGSSALRMLAAPAYLARHGMPATVRELGAHRLLGFTAPASLNTWPLAGAGGEGVSVTPAVTASSGETLRHLVLAGTGIACLADFLTSADVAAGRLVPVLVPLTLPWSQPVWAVFYKQGALAPRVAALVDFLADRLGAVLNR
- a CDS encoding YXWGXW repeat-containing protein gives rise to the protein MMKKLLIAALIAGSLGSAAIPASSAVIIVREAPPEPRSERTPPPRRGYVWAPGHWDWRNNHHVWVRGSWIRDRKGYHYTAPAWQERDGRWEMQRGNWVRGQRDNDGDGVPNREDARPNNPNRQ
- a CDS encoding MFS transporter — protein: MPLALWALTLSAFAIGTTEFVIVGLIPTIAASLGVSLPSAGLLVSLYALGVAIGAPILTALTGRVPRKQLLLGLMALFTIGNVVAWMAPGYFALMAARVLTGLAHGVFFSIGSTIATSLVSKEKAASAIALMFTGLTVALVTGVPLGTWIGQSFGWQSTFLAVSLLGVIAFIGSWFLVPSTIAMSPPASLMTQLAVLRKPRLLLVYAMTTLGYGGTFIAFTYLAPILQEVSGFSASKVSLVMLVYGVSVAFGNIWGGKLADKKGPIKALQIVFALLAAVLLLLTFTASNMWLALGTVLLWGAFAFGNVPGLQVYVVQRAERDAPQAVDVASGLNIAAFNVGIALGAWGGGLIVAHVGLMATPWIGAIVVVGALGLTTLAGWLDRRDGLVHVAGTSRAVAAH